TCAGCCGGCGGCAAACCTCCAGACCGTCCATGCGGGGCAGCATCACATCCAGGATAATTAAATCGGGCACTTTGGCCTGCGCCTCATTGACCGCCTCCTGGCCGTCATAGGCCGCCATAACTTGAAAACCCTCCCGCTCCAGGTTGAACTTAATTAATTCCACAATATTTTTTTCATCATCCACAACCAGTATTCTGGGCACTTAAATCATCCCCCGGTCAGCATTTATTTAAGCATTATCAACGAGGCCATCCTTCCGGTACGACTATTTTGTTTGCGATACGAATAAAATAAATCGTCCCGGCAAGAAGTACAGCAGTCGGCCATAGTGATATTTTCAGGCCGTACCCCCGCATCCAGCAGCAAGCGGCGGTTTACCGAGGGCAAGTCCAGCCACCAATGTCCCGCCCGCCCGGGGCGGGCCGGTGCCGGCCCGCCGGGCAAACAACTTTCCACTGCTTCCATAACAGGGGCGTCGACTTCGTAACAACAAGGTCCGATGGCCGGTCCCACCGCGGCTAAAATATTTTCCACCCTACTGGCATGGTTCTCCGCCATATGACGTACTGTTTTAGCACCTATATTCAATACCGTCCCCTTCCAACCGGCATGGGCCAAAGCAATAACCCGGCGCACCGGATCAAGGAACAGCAAAGGCACGCAGTCGGCGTA
This genomic interval from Desulfoscipio sp. XC116 contains the following:
- the pgeF gene encoding peptidoglycan editing factor PgeF; the protein is MHGGFNLHRCGDLAYLTVPSFTATGLVAHAFTTRLGGVSPPPYQSLNLGLHVGDDPGGVVVNRQRICRALDADIGCLVAGRQVHGDRVSTVHAVHAGRGATAWEDALPDVDALVTAESSLLISSYYADCVPLLFLDPVRRVIALAHAGWKGTVLNIGAKTVRHMAENHASRVENILAAVGPAIGPCCYEVDAPVMEAVESCLPGGPAPARPGRAGHWWLDLPSVNRRLLLDAGVRPENITMADCCTSCRDDLFYSYRKQNSRTGRMASLIMLK